In one window of Chitinophagales bacterium DNA:
- a CDS encoding cytochrome c oxidase subunit 3 encodes MASTTTATTKWWSGGKSPFNVEYGKLMMWYFLMSDAFTFGAFLIAYGTTRFSTNGWPDPNEVFKSFPFAPEGVHAPLVFVSIMTFILIISSVTMVLAVHAGHNMDRKGVVRNLILTIIGGAAFLGCQAWEWTHLYHEGAWWGSNPFLNHDGSVAISTNFTNFFFTITGFHGFHVLSGVVINIIMLIMTLNGVFDRRGHYLMIEKAGLYWHFVDLVWVFVFTCFYLI; translated from the coding sequence ATGGCAAGTACAACAACAGCAACCACGAAGTGGTGGAGTGGTGGTAAAAGCCCCTTCAACGTAGAGTATGGCAAACTCATGATGTGGTATTTCCTCATGAGCGATGCTTTCACTTTTGGTGCATTCCTGATCGCTTACGGAACTACCCGTTTTTCAACTAACGGATGGCCTGACCCCAACGAAGTATTCAAGAGCTTCCCCTTCGCTCCGGAAGGCGTACACGCACCGCTGGTGTTTGTAAGTATCATGACCTTTATCCTGATCATCAGTTCTGTAACCATGGTGTTGGCAGTGCATGCTGGTCATAACATGGATCGCAAAGGCGTGGTAAGAAACCTGATCCTCACCATCATTGGTGGTGCAGCGTTCTTAGGTTGTCAGGCTTGGGAATGGACACACCTGTATCATGAAGGTGCATGGTGGGGTAGCAATCCTTTCCTGAACCATGATGGTTCTGTAGCTATTTCTACAAACTTCACCAACTTCTTCTTTACCATCACAGGTTTCCATGGTTTCCACGTATTGAGTGGTGTGGTGATTAACATCATCATGTTGATCATGACCTTGAATGGTGTATTCGACAGAAGAGGCCATTACCTGATGATCGAGAAAGCTGGTTTGTACTGGCACTTTGTAGATCTGGTATGGGTATTCGTATTCACTTGTTTCTATCTTATTTAA
- the nrfD gene encoding polysulfide reductase NrfD — protein sequence MSVKYESQLREPLVYGDKTYHQVTEDIVRPIEAKPSKLWYIGFYIAVALLLFGVYSVYREVTYGIGQWNLNKTIGWGWDITNFVWWVGIGHAGTLISAILLLFRQGWRTGVNRAAEAMTIFAVMCAGQFPIFHMGRVWMAFFVLPYPNTRGPLWVNFNSPLLWDVFAISTYFTVSLLFWYSGLLPDFATVRDRAFTKLRKRLYGIAAFGWTGSTKHWQRHESLSLVLAGLSTPLVLSVHTIVSFDFATSVIPGWHTTIFPPYFVAGAIFSGFAMVQTLMVVVRKVFGLEDYITMGHIEAMNKVIVLTGSIVGVAYLTELFMGWYSQNKYEGYTFWYSRANLFSPYGWSYWGMMACNVLSPQIFWFRKMRRNLFVTFFMSVIVNIGMWFERFVIIVTSLYRDYLPSSWSVYYSPSIWEIGFYLGTFGLFFTCFFLFAKYFPTIAIAEIKYVLKTTGESYKTKMDKYENKEVDEFAHAAHAH from the coding sequence ATGAGTGTAAAGTACGAATCACAGTTACGCGAACCATTGGTGTATGGTGACAAAACCTACCACCAGGTAACAGAAGACATTGTACGCCCCATTGAAGCCAAGCCATCAAAATTGTGGTATATCGGTTTCTACATCGCGGTAGCATTGCTGCTCTTCGGTGTGTACAGTGTATACCGTGAAGTAACCTATGGTATCGGTCAGTGGAACCTAAACAAAACCATCGGTTGGGGTTGGGACATCACCAACTTCGTATGGTGGGTTGGTATCGGTCACGCCGGTACATTGATCTCTGCCATCCTCTTGTTGTTCCGTCAGGGTTGGAGAACTGGTGTAAACCGTGCAGCAGAAGCGATGACCATCTTTGCGGTAATGTGCGCCGGACAGTTCCCTATCTTCCACATGGGTCGTGTATGGATGGCCTTCTTCGTACTGCCTTATCCTAACACACGCGGTCCTTTGTGGGTGAACTTCAACTCACCACTGTTGTGGGACGTATTCGCGATCTCTACTTACTTTACTGTATCACTCCTTTTCTGGTATTCTGGTCTGTTGCCTGACTTTGCAACTGTTCGTGACCGTGCTTTTACCAAACTGCGTAAGCGTTTGTATGGTATTGCCGCTTTTGGTTGGACAGGTTCTACCAAGCACTGGCAGCGTCATGAAAGTTTATCACTCGTACTGGCTGGCTTAAGTACACCACTGGTACTCTCTGTACACACAATCGTATCATTCGACTTCGCCACTTCAGTAATTCCAGGATGGCACACCACGATCTTCCCGCCATACTTCGTTGCGGGTGCGATCTTCTCTGGTTTCGCCATGGTACAAACCCTGATGGTAGTCGTAAGAAAAGTATTCGGTCTGGAAGATTATATCACCATGGGTCACATCGAAGCGATGAACAAGGTGATTGTATTGACTGGTTCAATCGTAGGTGTTGCTTACTTAACAGAGCTCTTCATGGGTTGGTATAGCCAGAACAAATATGAAGGTTACACTTTCTGGTACAGCCGTGCCAACTTGTTCAGTCCTTATGGCTGGAGCTACTGGGGTATGATGGCATGTAACGTATTGAGCCCACAGATCTTCTGGTTCCGCAAAATGAGAAGAAACCTCTTCGTTACTTTCTTCATGAGTGTGATCGTAAACATCGGTATGTGGTTCGAGCGTTTCGTAATCATCGTTACTTCTCTCTACCGCGATTACCTGCCATCTAGCTGGTCTGTATACTACAGCCCATCTATCTGGGAAATTGGTTTCTATCTCGGAACATTCGGTTTGTTCTTTACTTGCTTCTTCCTCTTTGCGAAGTACTTCCCAACCATCGCGATTGCCGAAATCAAGTATGTGTTGAAGACAACAGGTGAGAGCTACAAAACCAAAATGGATAAATACGAAAACAAAGAGGTGGATGAGTTTGCACACGCAGCGCATGCACACTAA
- a CDS encoding cytochrome c oxidase subunit II: MSMFLIIAVVTLIFIVIFQISKASEYVAVLKGAEASRKQNNKINGFLMIAFLVLGLIGVWYCNELYYGKTLLPYPSASKEGEKVDEMLWVTLAVTGAVFIITQILLFWFAYKYQESDKRKPFYLPHNNKLEVIWTVVPAIVLAVLVVIGLRNWFLFTSDAPKGAMEVEVVGKQFGWIYRYPGKDKTFGKKYFKNIDGTNALGLLWDDKAGQDDVVLEGTMYIVKDKPVKLIIGSRDVIHDVGLSHFRLKMDAVPGTPTTMWFTPKYTTKEMKEMTGNPNFAYEISCDQMCGNGHYSMKGVIEVVTQEEFDAWMAGKKASYLVAFPDKDPANAPAKPAADSTKIAAPVAKM, encoded by the coding sequence ATGAGTATGTTTCTGATCATTGCAGTCGTTACGCTGATCTTCATTGTGATCTTCCAGATCTCAAAAGCCAGCGAATATGTTGCGGTATTGAAAGGTGCAGAAGCCAGCCGTAAGCAGAACAACAAGATCAATGGTTTCCTAATGATCGCGTTTCTGGTACTCGGTCTGATAGGTGTATGGTACTGCAATGAGCTGTACTATGGTAAAACCCTGCTGCCTTATCCATCTGCCAGCAAAGAAGGTGAGAAAGTAGACGAAATGCTGTGGGTAACACTGGCTGTAACAGGCGCTGTGTTCATCATTACACAGATTCTGCTGTTCTGGTTTGCTTACAAATATCAGGAGAGCGATAAGCGTAAGCCTTTCTACCTGCCCCACAACAACAAGTTGGAAGTTATCTGGACAGTTGTGCCAGCTATCGTACTGGCTGTGCTGGTAGTAATTGGTTTGCGTAACTGGTTCCTGTTTACCAGCGATGCACCAAAAGGCGCGATGGAAGTAGAAGTAGTGGGTAAGCAGTTTGGCTGGATTTATCGATACCCAGGTAAAGACAAAACTTTCGGTAAGAAATACTTTAAGAATATTGATGGTACCAACGCATTGGGTCTGCTTTGGGATGACAAAGCCGGTCAGGATGATGTGGTGCTGGAAGGTACTATGTACATCGTGAAGGATAAACCTGTAAAGCTGATCATCGGCTCACGCGATGTAATCCATGATGTTGGTTTGTCACATTTCCGTTTGAAAATGGATGCCGTACCTGGTACCCCAACAACTATGTGGTTTACACCTAAGTACACTACAAAGGAAATGAAGGAGATGACTGGTAATCCAAATTTCGCTTACGAGATCAGTTGTGATCAGATGTGCGGAAACGGTCACTACTCTATGAAGGGTGTGATTGAAGTGGTTACGCAGGAAGAGTTCGATGCATGGATGGCAGGTAAGAAAGCCAGCTATCTGGTAGCTTTCCCTGATAAGGATCCGGCTAACGCACCAGCTAAACCAGCTGCCGACAGCACAAAAATCGCTGCCCCTGTAGCAAAAATGTAA
- a CDS encoding SCO family protein, whose translation MNKKAILALLVALMIPVISYLLVRFYSTDAVVMPKKYLPDTVLTKVVDGKMETDTVWHKVANIRLKNQLGDTVNLYDKPGKIMVMDFFFTSCGGICPVMTKNMSKLQQSFIKGGNTRKKIDTSIVQFVSFTIDPERDSAQVLKKYADKMGVNHDNWWMLTGSRDSIYNFAFNELKVDKFAEGPVSPDFVHTNRFVLIDKQYHVRGYYNGLDSASLKKLARDIGLLLLEKDRTKKSTVFTQIIDLSWLWLVIVVLVTGFVLFFRSKQKAEEAR comes from the coding sequence ATGAATAAGAAAGCAATTCTGGCCCTGCTGGTCGCACTAATGATTCCGGTAATAAGTTACCTGTTGGTGCGCTTTTACAGCACAGATGCAGTGGTGATGCCTAAGAAGTATCTCCCGGATACAGTATTGACAAAAGTGGTGGATGGAAAAATGGAAACAGATACGGTTTGGCATAAAGTGGCCAATATTCGTCTAAAAAATCAACTGGGTGATACGGTTAATCTATATGATAAACCCGGGAAGATTATGGTGATGGATTTTTTCTTTACCAGTTGTGGCGGTATTTGCCCTGTGATGACAAAAAACATGTCTAAACTGCAGCAGTCATTTATTAAGGGTGGTAATACCAGGAAAAAGATTGATACCTCAATTGTGCAGTTTGTATCATTTACCATTGACCCCGAAAGGGATTCTGCTCAGGTGCTGAAAAAATACGCAGATAAAATGGGTGTCAATCATGATAACTGGTGGATGCTGACCGGTAGCCGGGATAGTATTTATAATTTTGCCTTCAATGAATTAAAGGTTGATAAGTTTGCTGAAGGGCCGGTAAGTCCTGATTTTGTGCATACCAATCGCTTTGTCTTGATTGATAAGCAATACCATGTTCGCGGTTATTATAATGGATTGGACTCTGCTTCATTGAAGAAATTAGCGAGAGATATTGGCTTACTGCTTTTGGAAAAAGATAGAACCAAGAAGAGTACGGTGTTCACACAAATCATTGACCTGAGCTGGCTCTGGCTGGTTATTGTTGTTTTGGTTACTGGTTTTGTGCTATTCTTCCGATCCAAGCAAAAA
- a CDS encoding DUF3341 domain-containing protein produces the protein MAKKKFTVGCFDEEDTLFAAVKKVRTAGYKIHDVYTPYPVHGLDKALGLRDTSLHTAGFIYGITGTTTAISGISWIFTKDWPLNIGGKPHFALPAWVPIMFELTVLFAAVGMVLTFCYLCQLAPFVKKHHFHARATDDLFVMVIECSDKTNTDDLKAFLSNAGAVETDVQVAEDGWWLGRYDKDEMMFENKTVAA, from the coding sequence ATGGCAAAAAAGAAATTCACTGTAGGATGTTTTGATGAAGAGGATACACTCTTTGCTGCAGTAAAGAAAGTGCGTACAGCGGGTTACAAAATCCATGATGTGTACACGCCCTATCCTGTACACGGTTTGGATAAGGCCCTTGGTCTGCGTGACACAAGTCTGCACACTGCTGGTTTTATCTACGGTATCACCGGTACAACAACTGCAATCAGTGGTATCAGCTGGATCTTTACAAAGGATTGGCCTTTGAACATTGGTGGTAAGCCGCACTTTGCATTACCTGCATGGGTGCCCATCATGTTCGAATTAACCGTACTGTTTGCTGCAGTAGGTATGGTATTGACTTTCTGCTACCTGTGTCAGTTGGCTCCTTTTGTGAAGAAGCACCATTTCCATGCACGTGCAACAGATGATCTGTTTGTGATGGTGATTGAGTGTAGCGATAAAACCAATACCGATGATCTGAAGGCTTTCTTAAGCAATGCAGGTGCTGTTGAAACAGATGTACAGGTTGCTGAAGACGGCTGGTGGTTGGGTCGTTACGACAAAGACGAAATGATGTTTGAGAATAAAACCGTTGCTGCTTAA
- a CDS encoding quinol:cytochrome C oxidoreductase has product MASVKMQFEIPGKMRTWSFALMGVGLAALLIGLFTKGFSSDEHEQAVFWGTLMYNTIFWTLVTNAAMFFICVTTLAMGGWQQSFRRVPEAISTLVPIFGSITFAVLIYVVFSHKHHIYHWVDAEAVAADPILNGKKGFLNPTFFLIWSTLTIGFWSILGWRMRQLSSEADEAAMNHETGHSFIWRNTVRAAMFVVWFALTVGSTIPWLWMMSLDAHWYSTMYSWYTFASSFVSGMSLIALWVIYLKNKGYLEYTNQEHLHDIGKFMFAFSVFWTYLWFSQYMLIWYANIPEETVYFKHRVQGPYKGIFFLNLIINFLCPLLILMKRAAKRNYTLVTFMAVLIIFGHWIDFYQMVMGSISKEHVTLGWMDFGILSFFVGVMIFQTGRALASKPLIPKYHPFLKESIIHHT; this is encoded by the coding sequence ATGGCTTCTGTAAAAATGCAATTCGAGATTCCCGGTAAAATGCGCACCTGGTCATTTGCACTGATGGGTGTAGGTCTTGCCGCATTACTGATCGGCCTTTTTACCAAGGGTTTCAGCAGCGACGAACATGAGCAGGCTGTATTCTGGGGTACGCTGATGTATAATACCATCTTCTGGACACTGGTTACAAACGCAGCAATGTTCTTCATTTGCGTAACTACCTTGGCAATGGGTGGCTGGCAACAGTCTTTCCGTCGTGTGCCTGAAGCCATTTCTACACTGGTACCTATTTTCGGCAGCATCACTTTTGCTGTACTGATTTATGTAGTATTCAGCCACAAGCACCACATCTATCATTGGGTAGATGCTGAAGCAGTTGCTGCTGATCCCATCCTGAATGGTAAGAAAGGATTCTTGAATCCTACTTTCTTCCTGATCTGGTCAACACTCACCATCGGTTTCTGGAGCATCCTTGGTTGGAGAATGCGCCAGCTGAGCAGCGAAGCAGATGAAGCAGCGATGAATCATGAAACTGGTCATTCTTTCATCTGGAGAAATACGGTACGTGCTGCGATGTTCGTAGTATGGTTTGCATTAACTGTAGGTTCTACCATCCCTTGGTTGTGGATGATGAGTTTGGATGCACACTGGTACAGCACCATGTATAGCTGGTACACTTTCGCAAGTTCTTTTGTAAGTGGTATGAGCTTGATCGCCCTTTGGGTAATTTATCTGAAGAACAAAGGTTACTTGGAATATACCAACCAAGAACACCTGCACGATATTGGTAAGTTCATGTTTGCATTCTCTGTATTCTGGACTTATCTCTGGTTCAGTCAGTACATGTTGATCTGGTACGCGAACATTCCTGAAGAGACCGTTTACTTCAAGCACCGCGTTCAGGGCCCTTACAAAGGAATTTTCTTCCTGAATTTGATCATCAATTTCTTGTGTCCATTGTTAATACTGATGAAGCGTGCTGCCAAGCGTAACTATACACTGGTTACTTTCATGGCCGTACTCATCATCTTCGGTCACTGGATTGATTTCTATCAGATGGTGATGGGTAGTATCAGCAAGGAGCATGTGACACTGGGCTGGATGGACTTTGGTATACTGAGCTTCTTTGTTGGTGTGATGATCTTCCAAACTGGTCGTGCATTAGCCAGCAAGCCGCTGATTCCGAAATACCATCCTTTCCTCAAGGAAAGTATCATTCACCATACATAA
- a CDS encoding cytochrome c, producing MKKLSIIAVLAAGAVIVSCSDVKRKPGSIYMPDMAYSRAYETYADHSNLKEQGINYTSMPVAGTIARGEEAPFPIEMDKPGDTVNYVASKKVPNPVAALTAAEYKEAERQYLINCGICHGTKLDGNGPLWKDGEGPYPAAPKNLINDPIVGNMPEGQMMYSLTYGKNTMGSYASQLNRKQRWQIVHYIKMKQAEAKGGKLPLADEAPAAMDSSATAKK from the coding sequence ATGAAAAAATTATCCATCATAGCTGTTCTTGCTGCAGGTGCTGTTATCGTGAGCTGCAGTGATGTAAAGCGTAAGCCCGGTAGCATCTATATGCCTGATATGGCTTACAGCCGTGCTTATGAAACCTATGCTGATCACAGCAACCTGAAAGAGCAGGGTATCAACTATACCAGCATGCCTGTTGCCGGAACCATTGCTCGTGGTGAGGAAGCGCCCTTTCCGATTGAAATGGACAAGCCTGGAGATACAGTAAACTATGTAGCTTCTAAGAAAGTGCCTAATCCTGTTGCAGCTTTAACTGCAGCTGAATACAAAGAAGCTGAGCGTCAATACCTGATTAACTGCGGTATCTGTCATGGTACTAAGTTGGATGGTAACGGTCCGCTGTGGAAAGATGGTGAAGGTCCGTATCCTGCAGCACCAAAAAACCTGATCAACGATCCAATCGTGGGCAATATGCCTGAAGGCCAGATGATGTATTCATTGACTTATGGTAAGAACACCATGGGTAGCTATGCATCTCAGCTTAACCGCAAACAGCGCTGGCAGATTGTACACTACATCAAGATGAAACAGGCTGAAGCAAAAGGTGGTAAACTGCCACTGGCTGATGAAGCACCAGCTGCAATGGATAGTTCAGCAACTGCAAAAAAATAA
- the cyoE gene encoding heme o synthase, whose protein sequence is MIMAEQVTTSSNGFSLAAKARDYYQLIKFTLSFTVVFSCVICYLLAPKVVNYDWWMIIILFVAGMLVTGSANAINQAVEKDTDARMKRTGKRPVADGRMSQQEAYMFAFIAGVVGVLMMWYFFNLSSALLSAFSLFVYAYIYTPLKKINSIAVLVGAFPGAFPCLIGWVAGNDDFSAGGWILFGIQFLWQFPHFWAIAWVAHQDYSKVGFKLLPSDKGPTKFTAMQAVMYSVLMIPMGILPYYFGLSGKISLWIVLVANLFMVVQSLRLYQNMDVPSARRVMFSSYIYLPIVLLALLADKVR, encoded by the coding sequence ATGATTATGGCAGAACAGGTAACAACATCTTCTAACGGTTTCTCACTTGCAGCAAAAGCAAGAGATTACTACCAGCTGATCAAATTCACGCTCAGCTTTACCGTAGTATTCTCCTGTGTGATCTGCTACCTCTTGGCACCCAAGGTGGTGAACTATGATTGGTGGATGATCATCATACTATTTGTTGCGGGTATGCTGGTAACCGGTAGCGCCAATGCCATCAATCAAGCAGTTGAAAAAGATACTGATGCACGCATGAAGCGCACAGGTAAAAGACCTGTGGCTGATGGTAGAATGAGTCAGCAAGAAGCTTACATGTTTGCATTCATTGCCGGAGTGGTGGGTGTACTGATGATGTGGTATTTCTTCAACTTGTCTTCTGCTTTACTCTCTGCATTCAGCTTATTCGTTTACGCATATATCTATACACCGCTCAAAAAGATCAATTCTATTGCAGTTTTGGTGGGCGCATTTCCCGGTGCTTTTCCTTGTTTGATTGGTTGGGTAGCTGGTAATGATGATTTTTCTGCGGGTGGTTGGATCTTGTTTGGCATCCAGTTTCTGTGGCAGTTCCCGCATTTCTGGGCCATTGCTTGGGTAGCACATCAGGATTACAGTAAGGTGGGATTCAAATTATTGCCCAGCGATAAAGGCCCCACTAAGTTCACTGCTATGCAAGCTGTGATGTATAGCGTGCTGATGATACCCATGGGTATTTTACCTTACTACTTTGGCCTGTCAGGGAAGATTAGCTTATGGATTGTATTGGTGGCGAATTTGTTCATGGTAGTGCAGAGTTTACGTTTGTATCAAAACATGGATGTACCCTCCGCAAGAAGGGTGATGTTCAGTAGTTATATCTATTTACCGATTGTCTTATTAGCATTGCTGGCTGATAAGGTGCGATAA
- a CDS encoding cbb3-type cytochrome c oxidase subunit I, with amino-acid sequence MATEAVLQAHATHDVHGDHHHEHHHHETFITKYVFSQDHKMIAKQFLITGMVWAVLGGLMSVLFRFQLGYPEATYPWLEDLLGKWAEGGRITPAAYYALVTTHGTVLVFFVLTAGLSGTFANFLIPLQIGARDMASPFMNMLSYWFFLAASIVMLSSLFVETGPFSGGWTAYPPLSALGDASPGSKTGMDLWLISMALFVVSSLLGGLNYIATVLNMRTKGMSMTRMPLTIWALFFTAILGVLSFPVLFSGFILLIFDRNFGTSFYLSDIYLAGVEKALPNEGGSAILYQHLFWFLGHPEVYIILLPAMGMVSEILSVNSRKPIFGYMAMIGSLFAIAILAFLVWAHHMFVTGLNPFLGSIFVLLTLLIAVPSAIKVFNWLTTLWRGNIRFTPAMLFAIGFVSLFISGGLTGIWLGNSALDIHLHDTYFVIAHFHIVMGVASMFGMFAGIYHWYPKMYGRHLNNTMGYIHFWATLAGAYLIFWPMHYEGLAGMPRRYYDYSIWESFKQFAELNRFISTVAMIVFAVQLLFLFNFFYSIWKGRKVREQNPYNANTLEWTTPINPGHGNWEGEIPEVHRWAYDYGKDGKEFIPQTTPIGADESSHH; translated from the coding sequence ATGGCGACTGAAGCAGTTCTGCAAGCACACGCTACACACGATGTTCATGGAGACCATCATCATGAGCATCACCATCATGAAACATTCATCACCAAGTATGTTTTCAGCCAGGATCATAAAATGATCGCGAAGCAATTCCTGATCACTGGTATGGTTTGGGCCGTACTCGGTGGTCTGATGTCTGTGCTTTTCCGTTTTCAGCTGGGTTATCCTGAAGCAACATACCCTTGGTTGGAAGACCTCTTGGGTAAATGGGCTGAAGGTGGCCGTATTACACCTGCTGCATATTATGCATTGGTAACTACACACGGTACTGTACTCGTATTCTTCGTTTTGACTGCAGGTCTGAGTGGTACTTTCGCCAACTTCCTGATTCCTTTGCAGATTGGTGCACGCGATATGGCATCACCTTTCATGAACATGCTGAGCTACTGGTTCTTCCTGGCCGCAAGTATCGTGATGCTGTCTTCACTCTTCGTTGAAACTGGTCCTTTCAGTGGTGGTTGGACTGCTTATCCTCCTTTGAGTGCCTTAGGTGATGCTTCACCTGGTTCTAAAACTGGTATGGATTTGTGGTTGATCTCCATGGCGCTCTTCGTAGTGTCTTCACTGCTGGGTGGTCTGAACTATATCGCTACTGTATTGAACATGCGTACCAAGGGTATGAGCATGACACGTATGCCTTTGACAATCTGGGCACTGTTCTTCACAGCTATCCTGGGTGTATTGTCATTCCCTGTATTGTTCTCTGGTTTCATCCTCTTGATCTTCGATAGAAACTTCGGTACCAGCTTCTACCTGTCTGATATTTATCTGGCTGGTGTAGAAAAAGCACTGCCAAACGAAGGTGGTAGCGCCATCTTGTACCAGCACTTGTTCTGGTTCTTAGGTCACCCTGAAGTATACATCATCTTGTTACCTGCCATGGGTATGGTATCAGAGATACTCTCTGTAAACTCACGTAAACCTATCTTCGGTTATATGGCCATGATTGGTTCATTGTTTGCGATTGCTATCCTCGCCTTCTTGGTTTGGGCACACCACATGTTCGTAACCGGTTTGAACCCATTCCTCGGATCAATCTTCGTATTGTTGACTTTGTTGATCGCAGTACCATCAGCCATCAAAGTATTTAACTGGTTAACTACCCTGTGGCGCGGTAATATTCGTTTCACACCTGCGATGTTGTTCGCGATTGGTTTCGTGAGCCTCTTCATCTCTGGTGGTTTAACAGGTATCTGGTTGGGTAACTCTGCATTGGATATTCACCTGCACGATACATACTTTGTAATTGCGCACTTCCATATTGTAATGGGTGTCGCTTCTATGTTCGGTATGTTCGCGGGTATCTACCATTGGTATCCAAAGATGTATGGTCGCCACCTGAACAACACCATGGGTTATATCCACTTCTGGGCAACCCTGGCTGGTGCTTACCTGATCTTCTGGCCAATGCACTATGAAGGTCTGGCTGGTATGCCTCGTCGTTACTACGATTATAGCATCTGGGAAAGCTTTAAGCAGTTTGCTGAGCTGAACAGATTCATCAGTACTGTTGCGATGATTGTATTCGCAGTACAGTTATTATTCCTGTTCAACTTCTTCTACAGTATTTGGAAAGGTAGAAAAGTAAGAGAGCAGAACCCTTACAATGCAAACACATTGGAGTGGACTACACCAATTAACCCTGGTCATGGTAACTGGGAAGGCGAGATTCCTGAAGTACACCGTTGGGCTTACGACTACGGTAAGGATGGTAAGGAATTCATTCCTCAGACCACACCGATTGGGGCAGATGAAAGTAGTCATCACTAA
- a CDS encoding cytochrome C oxidase subunit IV family protein, whose product MEPVNIHAQHAENHGGGTKEIWRVTWILTVLTIVELAIGFWMIKIPLDQESLRLALKGVIVILMMAKAFYIVAYFMHLKHEIRNMIMTIVVPLALFIWFIIAFLYDGNSYKNLRNTYDPHHKEASTVKGEKKEHGAAEHKEGEHKAEEKH is encoded by the coding sequence ATGGAGCCTGTAAATATTCACGCACAACACGCAGAGAATCACGGCGGCGGTACCAAGGAAATTTGGCGCGTAACCTGGATTCTGACTGTTCTGACTATCGTAGAACTGGCCATTGGTTTCTGGATGATTAAAATCCCATTGGATCAGGAAAGCTTACGCCTTGCACTGAAAGGTGTGATTGTGATCCTGATGATGGCAAAAGCTTTCTACATCGTTGCTTATTTCATGCACTTGAAGCATGAGATCCGCAATATGATCATGACTATCGTAGTGCCCTTGGCGCTCTTTATCTGGTTCATTATTGCCTTCTTGTACGATGGCAACTCATACAAAAACCTGCGCAATACCTATGATCCACATCATAAAGAAGCCAGCACTGTAAAAGGTGAAAAGAAAGAGCACGGTGCTGCTGAACACAAGGAAGGCGAGCACAAAGCTGAAGAAAAGCACTAA
- a CDS encoding cytochrome c oxidase subunit 3, whose amino-acid sequence MATSVTKKDSGRIHPHKFTLWVAMASIIMAFAGLTSAYIVKKNQSNWLEFQLPLVFWYSTAVIIISSVTMHLALKSFKAREMQRYRSLITVTAILGVLFTVLQYLGFQALEKAGISLVGAKSNPAASFLLVITGLHMVHVLGGVIALLVIFFRAFRTSVKQYSAVPLEIAATYWHFVDLLWIYLFIFYNWVG is encoded by the coding sequence ATGGCAACAAGTGTAACCAAGAAAGACTCCGGTCGTATTCACCCACATAAGTTCACGCTTTGGGTGGCCATGGCCAGTATTATTATGGCATTTGCCGGATTAACGAGTGCCTATATTGTGAAGAAGAACCAAAGTAACTGGTTGGAGTTTCAATTGCCGCTGGTATTCTGGTATTCAACAGCCGTAATTATTATTAGTAGCGTAACCATGCATTTGGCTTTGAAATCTTTCAAAGCAAGAGAAATGCAGCGTTACCGCAGCTTGATTACGGTTACTGCTATACTGGGTGTCTTGTTTACTGTGTTGCAGTATCTGGGTTTTCAGGCTCTGGAAAAAGCCGGAATCAGCCTCGTGGGTGCCAAGAGTAACCCTGCAGCCAGCTTCTTGCTGGTGATTACAGGTTTGCACATGGTACACGTGCTGGGTGGGGTAATTGCACTGTTGGTGATCTTTTTCCGTGCATTTCGTACTTCAGTGAAGCAGTATAGCGCTGTTCCGCTGGAGATTGCAGCTACTTACTGGCATTTTGTAGACCTGCTTTGGATATATCTATTTATTTTTTATAACTGGGTTGGATAA